The Sesamum indicum cultivar Zhongzhi No. 13 linkage group LG6, S_indicum_v1.0, whole genome shotgun sequence genomic interval ACAAAGCAAAATGTCCAATCAAAAGTGTCTAAATCAACATTTGCTAGTGGATATGGTGAGCACTTCAAAAGCTAATTTCTACCTTCCAAAATCATCTTTGAAACTGCACAAACTCCTTTGGAGGCCACTATTTAAGATAGCTTCAcaatcatttaaataaaaaaaaaaatcttaatttacagcattttttatattatttttgtagtatttAGCCCTGggagaaatatgattttcgtcctaataaattatcatagttaaaagtaaaaaagttatcgcaaatactaattaatcatgaaTGCATAATAACTATTAGATATTTTTGCAGATGGGGTCCAAAAATATTAGTCACGAGaccaatattttaatcataactGATATTGCAAcgaatactaattaatcatgaGTACACAACAATTAATATGAGATATTTTTGCAGTCGAGGCATAAAAAATTAGCcataactaaaaatcataacaaatattttgatcgtcgtaaaattatagcaaatattgattaattatagtcaaaatctaaactttttcattaattttatttaactgtggaaaaaaatatgtcaaattgcataaaatcctcctatattttaaaaactcagCAAAAAAACCCCATCTGAAATGAAAATATGCAAAACACCCCttgtgttttaatatattcagcTCAATCATCCATCTCCGTTAAATATGACGAACGAcgttagtttttttaataaaacatgcctttatatattacatattattctttttttaagaatgGTTGAATCTTTATTGATTAGACGAGAGCCGTCAACATTTAAATCATAggtgtttctttttttattatttttaaattgtaaacaTTTATTACATTTGGAACAATCCATTTTTACCAATAGTAAAATCAAGCttatatctattattttaattttactaaaaaaaaattgtttttacaATTTCCAAGAacttaatgataatttatatgaGAGGGGGGTACAAGGGTCATTTGAGGAGGCAATGATCTTGCTGCCGACGAAAGGCCTTTTGGCCAAGTCGAAATTGGTCTCCGAGTTGAATGCATACGGCAGACACGAGGTTCGTACTAATAACTAAtcaatgaaataattattttatgtccCGAAAATGACcttttattaactaataaaataccTCTCTGCCCATTAATATTTTACCTAATTACTGTACTTTATTCACTAATGGCGTCCactaattataatcaataccACTTTTTCCATAAAGGCTGTCGCTAATTACTACTTTTTCACCCACGATTCCTTAGCTAAATAACGAGGCTGAGATCCCACAGCTAATTAAGTTTTGGTAAATTCGAGTCTTATTAACGTAGATATttagtctatttttaatagtattatGTTGTCTgcttgtttaatttaaatttattaattgatttaaaaatattaatgtattgagTATTGAATgatgtattaataatatgttcattgatttaaaaatatcgatgtatttaaaaaaaatactattttttcgGTATGAgagtgaaaataaatatttgtgacattttattttgtttcttttttctgttgggcttaatgtaatttactcttttaatattgtaaaaaatagcaatttatctattgattttttttttaaaatggagcaatttaccttcctgtctAAGTGGcgcatttcaaaaaaataaaggtggTTTGTATAAATCATATTGACATTTCTGATTTGGTGAatgtacaatttttcaaaaactatcagtgatttgtataaataaatggtaaatcaggaaaaataaatataatggataattacactctcctttcttgagatttaatgtaattacatatagatccctatggtttgaaaaattacaactagCACGTCTGATGTTagctttcgtctaataaataaatctccctatagtcaaaattcaccgaactTGACCTGCagtaaatcagtaataagctaatcgagggtaaatattaatttttatttatttttttattaatatcaacaaatttaattaattttaactaattaatggatttatttgttagacaaaaacaaacttcatgagtgttatatgtaatttttcaaactacatataatttatgaataattataccaaattttaagtaGCATGAGTGTAAATTGCATTCTCCAATTGTTGATAATTCCAAAAGTTCAGgaataaatatcttattaacTTTGACctaaaaacacattttattGCACAAACTATTTATTACAGCAAAATGTAACTACAATTATGGGACAAATGCGTTGTAGCCATAATAGCTACAACATCTACAATCATCACACCTACTGTTTCACAATTATTACAGCTGCTCcccataaaatttgatatttacaatattctctcattatttaaaaaataatgattatatcaaataaaaagtaattatacaGTCATTAGACCTTGGGGtaaaaattagggataattatacttttttaccATGGACTTTGGTGTAATTATGCATAAACcccatataatttaaaaaattatatctaatatccTTATTGTTAGCTTTCTTCTGATATATAGGCccattcattagtcaaaattcactcaatttattgatattaatgtaggaagatatataaggataatttgattagaaaaaaaattatttggcttataataaatcaaaaatatcCTGCAGGAAATGAAATAAGGACCTAACACTCAAGAATCCATGCCTTTCTTACTAGCGTTAGATGACATTATTTCGGTCCGGTCCGACTCCAGCTCCGTCGTGAATACTAGCCATCTAGTTCAGCTTGAACAATGGCTTTTAGTTGTTCTCTTCATCTTGATGTGACTAGGCTAAGTGATTTAGACATGTTAATCCTAGCCTACAGATGTCGGGTAAGTGATATGGTCCTTTAATCATTATTGACTAACTTAAGTATCAAATTGTTACAATTGTGGCTTCTTGATGTATTTTTAACATGTGGTCGTGGTTGCAGATTCTAATGAAAAGTGATTGAAAGAGGATGATGGCTAGAGAAAGGGTTACAATAAAATTGACCTTGACCAAGAGACTTCTGTTCGATACTTAAATCACATttacacacagacacacacattaataaactaaagaaaaggattaaataattaaaatagcataattttaaaaaaaactctaTAGTATAGCGTACATGTGAAATagtctaaaaaataatgcaaaaatacaCAGTCTCGAACTGTGGGATTGTCATATGAAACTGAATGTCGTCTAGCGTTAGTAGGTCATCCTCCAAGTTCCATTGAATTGTTATCCTGGTGATTAGAACTGTTAAGGTCTATCAACCGCTTCCGTTTACTAGTGTTATAGCATTCACCCTGTGAGGAATCctcaataaaatcatgcatttgTGCAGCAGGATAGCGTGCTCGAGAGTAGTCAATGAGATCTGTTGCTATCCCACGACATGTTACTCTTAATTGGTTTAGCGCTTGTAAGTCATTGTTATCTACTGTATCACAACTTACAACAAGTTGTTTCAATCTATCAACCTGATAATTTATATGTCAAAAATGTTAATAAAGTTCACGATCATATGATaaacattaatataatatgtaaaaCAATTCTCAACGTACCACATATTGCCAGTCACTTAGATTAGTGGGATGGTATCCAATTGTGTTTGGTTCAAGTGATTTAGAGACTCGAATCCTTGTAATCTGATAGTACCAAGACATGTAATCATCGACCATACTTGAGCCACCTGGTTGGATCATTGGCTTTCTAACAACCAGTTCGTGTACGTTAGCCCATTGCGCAACGTACTCTCGGTGATACCAAGCCCAATCTTCATCATGACGACCTCGACGATTGATTGAATGTAACTTACGCTCACTTTCATCTGGAAGAGGAGGGATATCTTGAATCATGCCAAATTGTCGAAGAACCCGCTCTGCATGATGAATTTCTACAATTGCATGGTGGATTAATGGACATTTTGCAGTCCACAAGTGAGGTGCGACTGCATCCGGCAATGATCGTACTTCATCCGAATCCATATCATACGGTTGCCATATAAACTGCAATGATATTTTAACACAagcaattataaatttacgaCAGtatctttaaatatttaatcaaatataaagTTGCGGATCTAACCTCCCCTGGAACCATTCTGTCAAACATCTCCCTAAAGATACGTAATGAGTGCTTAACAGTGTGTTTTAGACTCATCTGCATCGTCCAACTATATgccccaatttttttgttttaaaaaaagaaaagtatgcTTCAACTGTTGTGCAACAATAACAAGATGTACGTCTCATCAtctcactatattttttacataccGTGCACCATATGGAGGAATAGGTAAGATGCTATCCTCATCAACCACTATGGGCCCCATCCCTATTTTGTCATCAACTTTTTGAGGTGTAAGCGTAGTTATGCGAGACCATGCCCATATCTATAATAAGTAATTGACATAGATAACAACAACATAAGATTAGAAGGAAATGAACATGACAAGTGTTTAGATTGAGTTATACCTGTAGAAGATGCATCGCTCCACCTATATTGATTTTACCTATTTGTGATGCAACGCACAACTCTCTATACAAGTAACCTAATACTGCTGTGCCCCAACTGTATGACCCTGTGTCACAAATGTTCTCCATGTAACGGAGATAAAACAATGGCACGTGACTCCCCTGTGCATCAGGGCACATAACACCACTAAGAAGACATAAGGCACATATCCTTGCTTCCTGCATGACATCCAAAATGTTGCTGTCATCATCGACTGGGTGATTTAGTAGCCGTTGGATCAATGAAGACATCTTGAGATTAGAATTCCTAAGTGAGCTCGTGTCTGGACGATACCCCAACCATCTAAAGCAGTAGTCCTGCCACTCTTCAACACTCTTCTTCTTATCCTTTCCGACTATGGGATGGCCAGCAATAGGAAGGCCCCACAATAAAGCGATATCCTGGAGGGTGACAGTTGCCTCTCCCACTGGAAAATGAAAGGTATGTGTCTCAGGTCGCCATCTTTCCACTAATGCAGTGATAAGATGGTTGTCAATCTCAATGTGCCCACAACGTAGAACACCGTAGAAGCCCATCTCATACAATAACTGAAGAACACGAGGGTGGCGGGGGGTTTTCTGAAGCAACTGAGCAAAACTTAAACCGCCTCGTCTAACATGTAGCGTAGTGTCTGTAAGTCCTGCAACTACATTTTGTGACACATGGTTCTCCTGTTGGTATAGAACACTGGGATCACGTGGGCCAAAATCTTGTGTTATATCCATCCTATATAAGATTGCATAACAACATTGTATAATTTAGTTATCATTTTAACAAGGTAAACAacataaattcaataatatatgtgCCGCGCAAATTTAAAATGTGTACAACAATATATTGCATGTAACTCCAACCAAAGCACCTCCAATAAAATCAACAACTCATTTACGTTATAAAACTACCACACATCAACAATATACATCTTACTCATTCAATAAAACTTTCATAacaaacaatttataaaacatCATACAAATAAAACTACCTCTTTgcccaaattaattttcacacGACAAATGTACTACAATTGAACTCCAACTACAATTCATAACGTCAATAAATACatcattatttcaaaatattctccaacaaataattttttatattatgatttttagagataaaattCCATGGAGAATCTAGAAAAGAACCATAAAAAACTACAACTAAagttaatatttcaaaattaagtggaatatcttgaaaatcatatttatatcttctaaaaacatttataatattataaaagaaatatttgtggTACCAACTTTTAAATACCtaaatttacccttaatttcatttctttccttCAAAAAGAATTTGGTCAAGATAGtaatttcaacattttttaatagtttcactattacatttttttcccaTAACCCACTATTCCATGTTTCTCTCTCATATTACTTCTTTACGCTTTTTTGTCTCacaaactttcatatttttaataaacccataattatgattttttttctcgtttctttcttcttacaaactttttctttctcattcattCACTCACACattgattgtttcttttttctctttatcttacactataattcttttatatatgctTGAGGAATCACCTGCGTTAACGAcgagaaaaatatgaataaaatgtaatgttcaaaatttatataatatatttataaaaatcaaaagtaagaatcaaataattagaaaaaaattattattagctgcaattttattagttatggactaaaaccgtgctaaataattattattgactacaattaaataaaaaaaaatacaaaatctcaTATTATCCACTGTAGAAACTATCTTTTTCATAGTTATGAGTAATTTagtaaatgaaaaatgtttCACCCCTCACAAAAATTACAGCCGTCAATCGTTGGATGATAATAACTAatgattatttactataaatatttattttaattataacaattaactataattaaatattaaattttttagaatccCAAGTTCATCGTTAACatgataaatttatagattaaCTTAAGAAACTAATCTAAAccatatatttatgaaaataatattaaaaaatgggaaattttaaattaaagcaCTGGTTTGTGAAAAATATGTCAAAACTTTCTTAAAATCAGAAATTCCAAGGACtaacaaaatttttgaaacagAAATTCCCAacagttataatatttgaaaaaggcataaatgaaatattctCTTCACAAAAACTCAACAAAATTAACTGCAActtaaactaaatatattcaaaattataaaatacgaAACATATAACTTACAGAGATAAATGTCGCcggaaaaaatgaagaaattgcCGATGCGATGTGAGAAGAAGCTGCGCTGAGAAGAAGACGACGACGACGATGTAATGAAACAAGGAGAAGGAGGCGGCGGCTTTATCGATCTTCCTCTCACGCTCCGATTGATTTGACCGGTCACTGAAACCACCGACAGAACTGCGTTCTGAAAAGGCGGTTCTAAGCTGCTCGTACGgcactttttactttttaaaaccGCACTTGCAAACCGCGGTTCTACAATGTTTAGCAAATCCCTAGCTTGGAGAAccgttttatttaaattattggatAATTACAGTCTCGTcccttaaaatttggtataattatatgtgaaattttgtatatatttagtgcatttattttcatttaataaatagactCTGTTGTTagtcattaaatttgttgatatttgaccaaaaaaaattgaacgaaaATGGTCAtttataggtcaaataaatattttttaactaaactaTCTTTATAACGTTGAAAGTATAATTACTTACATGAGTTAAtatgtgaagatatataaaaataatttgatcataaaaaattatttaattataataaattaattaaataaatataaattttattcgaatattttattaacatcaataaatttaataaattttaactaattaaaagacttatttattaataaaagcaaacttcataaatataaataatttttaaattataaaaaaaattacatataattatattaaattttataatagagGAGTGTGACTATTCCTGTTGAGAGAATAGTACATGTGTGGGCGCGTCCAGAGGCGACCCTAGGTTGTGGTGCTTGTAGTTGGGTGGACATGGCATCATCAGATGTCTATTTTCATGCAATCCAATAAGACGGCGTCTGTCCCACTAAGCGGTCCAGTTCCGCTTGTACACTAACATCTCTCCCCATATTTGTTCAAAATCGGACGTACTGAATAGCCCTATAATTAATGCAAAACAGTTGGCTCCTCCTCAAACCCACCTAAACCCaaagcaaaataatttaaaattaacaaaataaagaataaatttataacgggttttcgttaaatttatcataattataaatatatttaattatttaaaaatttacaaatactccatgaaattacaaaatctcctaataaatattttttgaatgaattgtcacaaaaaatatttataatttttcaaataatgagatgatatttataattaaaacaaacctCAGAgtaaatcttataatttacccaattaaaaaaaaactttcgaaaacaatgctatttttttatgttttcatctccaatttttaaatttttgaaataataaacaatgtgaaaataagattattaaattttttgtaataatttcattaaccAATTCAGACATTTATtttacacaatatatatatatatataaaattaaaaatacatattcttctattaaaaattaaaaataataataaagtaagtTACAACGAACTCTCCTGATAtttgtttcaaatttaaaaaaaaagaaaaaaaacaacaagggcaaattacaaattttcaattatctatccaatgattacataatttaatccaaCATCACCGactattgataattttttaaataaaaaaaatatttataaacataccaaattcaaaaagaaaatttggttgtaatttaccttattttaatttataattttactttgtaCTTTAATAGTTCAGTGAAATTAATATCCAACTAGCAAGAAGAGAAATAGGTAAATTGGTATAAAAAGGATGGGGGTGGTGAAAATATGGGAGCATTGGCGGTTTAAAGAAGGTCATGGGTTGTTTGTGAGGTTGGGTTCTTAACTACGGTTGGTGAGGGGTCCACGTGAACTCAGGCGTTGCAGTGCTGTCGCTCTTCCACAGAACaattattgattgaattaattatataataagtgtaatatatttattatttgattgattattctttttaaattatattttaatataccgttataatataattgatataactCAATTTGGATTAAAATCTCCTTAATTTGGTTGTAAAAGTCGGCAATTCGCATGATCCTACCTCGACTATCCAAATTACTAGGTTTGGAtcttatatatgatttttaggACGTTGGGGTGAAGATTCTATTTGATGTATGTAACCTTTTCACATTAATTGTAGATGAAGAGTTAGAATGACTTATAAGCTTTAAAACTTTTCCCATGGTAAGGCGCCTATTCAGGACAAATTTGTGAGGGTCTTAGACGCGGATCGCAACTCGATCGATGCCATATTGTGTTAGGTATTGTCTGTTCTAATTCCATAAGAGCCTCACGGGTTTGTCGTGAAAAGACATCTTGTTAGGGAGATGAAATTTTAGGGTCTATAAACTACTCAAACTTCTTGTATGCGATCAATATGAGACACTTGCCTACATTACTATCgatttttattagaacaatccAAAGTAGGAACGAGAAAACTATGAACGTTTCTATTAAAAGCAATTAGTGGGCATAACATTTTTAAGGTAAACAATATCAAGAGGTAGGGACCAAGATTTTCCCAGATTACCATCATATGCACCATCACTGTACagtgaaaaatcaaaacacaCATGGTCGGACCACaccatacatacatatatatatatatagttggcATGAATCCACTCAGACAATTCATGTgtgtggagagagagagagagagagagggtgcGTTGTATTCAGTTTGATGGTGCACATGTGTAATAATTATGCATTCAAGCCCACTAGAAATACGAACATGGGCCCAAACTCCCTTCAATAGAGATGCTGCGCTGAAGCTGTGTTTTTCATATATTCTACTTTTCTGatgagaataaattataaaagaaattatgatttagAATAGcgagaataaattataaaaaagattataaattaaaaaataattaaaattgtcaatattttaaaaataaaaataatcctaatatatataatcttattaatgaattaaaattcgGTAGGGAataccttaaattaatttaatttaaacagttcaaaaataaaaattatcaaaataaaaaaataagcaacaacaataataaactttttagcttattttaaacaataaagtggtaaatatttattttgaatccCTGTATATATCCCTAAGTTTCGAGAGtttgatatttgaatattgtaatttttttaaacttttaattttttacgttTGTGTTGTCGGATTTTCTTGTTAATCTTATatcccttttaaaaaatacgaaattatattttcttctgaaaattttgaaaattatacttacaccttCTCCAAAAATTCTCTACTCACACTTGACCTCCTATCATGaggatttggataaaaaaaaactaactaccaaaatatatatatatatgtatatatattttttattttactgattatttaaaattccaatggatgtttttgtgtttacaaaatggataaatgtaatatacatacatatatatgtggagagtaaaataaaaaatttaaataatctttttctatcgttaatatttttcttccaaattcTAACGAGAAGCGATTAGAtttaaacaatgaatttttagaggggatgtaagtataattttaatttaattttattagaagaagtataatttcatatttttagagggggtTTAAGTATACGTTTTGACATATTCTTATAGAAAAGGGTACAATCAAAGCTCTCaatctcaaaatttataattgaataagaATAAGTATAGTTCGAAAAATATATACtcgattttgaattttagagAAGCAAAAGTTACTGTAAATGCCACAtcattttagttaataatctgcattttttcaaaaaaaattgtgcatataaaaaaataatgattaatacTAATCACTgcataattagtattaatcatcattcattataattttttatttttaataataataataataataataataataataataataataataattgtaattaatcataataaaaatcaaatcgATATTTGTAATTCTAGTGCAACTTGAATGAATAGATTGGTCGACCACTTGAAGACATGATGAGAAACATAATCATAACTGCTAGACGTGCCCCTGCAACTTCTTGTTTGGGGGACCCTTAATTATCCAATATTCACACCATGATAATTTGATTTCactatatatcaaatttcacaCATCTTAACCAACCAAACAAGACCCATCACCTAATAATTAAGCCATCATTACAGCAATCTCCTTGGGAAAAGGGCCATAATAATCACTTGCTgctttcattaatttattatacttaaaacgaaaaataaaataaaataaaataaaataaatcaatatttaaattcctTCAATTGTAATCTTTTTACCAgtattaattaagttatagATCTTAACCTTGACCAACAATTTTTGAGTTGAATTTTATACTTAGATATATGTTTCCGatttacaattacatatatatatatatatgcatttcaaaattattattcaatcgAAGTATAAACAtactaattttcaattaatattttaagcaTAATTAATACACTGTGattctcatattttttca includes:
- the LOC105164117 gene encoding serine/threonine-protein phosphatase 7 long form homolog isoform X2, with the protein product MDITQDFGPRDPSVLYQQENHVSQNVVAGLTDTTLHVRRGGLSFAQLLQKTPRHPRVLQLLYEMGFYGVLRCGHIEIDNHLITALVERWRPETHTFHFPVGEATVTLQDIALLWGLPIAGHPIVGKDKKKSVEEWQDYCFRWLGYRPDTSSLRNSNLKMSSLIQRLLNHPVDDDSNILDVMQEARICALCLLSGVMCPDAQGSHVPLFYLRYMENICDTGSYSWGTAVLGYLYRELCVASQIGKINIGGAMHLLQFIWQPYDMDSDEVRSLPDAVAPHLWTAKCPLIHHAIVEIHHAERVLRQFGMIQDIPPLPDESERKLHSINRRGRHDEDWAWYHREYVAQWANVHELVVRKPMIQPGGSSMVDDYMSWYYQITRIRVSKSLEPNTIGYHPTNLSDWQYVVDRLKQLVVSCDTVDNNDLQALNQLRVTCRGIATDLIDYSRARYPAAQMHDFIEDSSQGECYNTSKRKRLIDLNSSNHQDNNSMELGG
- the LOC105164117 gene encoding serine/threonine-protein phosphatase 7 long form homolog isoform X1; this translates as MDITQDFGPRDPSVLYQQENHVSQNVVAGLTDTTLHVRRGGLSFAQLLQKTPRHPRVLQLLYEMGFYGVLRCGHIEIDNHLITALVERWRPETHTFHFPVGEATVTLQDIALLWGLPIAGHPIVGKDKKKSVEEWQDYCFRWLGYRPDTSSLRNSNLKMSSLIQRLLNHPVDDDSNILDVMQEARICALCLLSGVMCPDAQGSHVPLFYLRYMENICDTGSYSWGTAVLGYLYRELCVASQIGKINIGGAMHLLQIWAWSRITTLTPQKVDDKIGMGPIVVDEDSILPIPPYGARWTMQMSLKHTVKHSLRIFREMFDRMVPGEFIWQPYDMDSDEVRSLPDAVAPHLWTAKCPLIHHAIVEIHHAERVLRQFGMIQDIPPLPDESERKLHSINRRGRHDEDWAWYHREYVAQWANVHELVVRKPMIQPGGSSMVDDYMSWYYQITRIRVSKSLEPNTIGYHPTNLSDWQYVVDRLKQLVVSCDTVDNNDLQALNQLRVTCRGIATDLIDYSRARYPAAQMHDFIEDSSQGECYNTSKRKRLIDLNSSNHQDNNSMELGG